DNA from Arthrobacter sp. FW305-BF8:
CATGATTTTCCAGCACTTCAACCTCCTTAGCGGGCGCACCGTGCGGGCGAATGTTGAGCTCTCGCTGGAGATTACCGGTGCGGGCCGGGCTCAGCGGCGGACCCGCGCGCTGGAAATCCTTGAACTCGTGGATCTGCACGGCAAGGCGGATGCGTATCCCGCCCAGCTGTCGGGCGGGCAGAAGCAGCGCGTCGGCATCGCCCGCGCGCTGGCGTCCAACCCGTCCGTGCTGCTCAGCGATGAAGCCACCTCGGCGCTGGACCCGGACACCACACGCCAGATCCTCGACCTGATCCGGCAGCTGAGCAAGGATCTGGGCCTGACCGTACTCCTCATCACGCACGAGATGGACGTGGTTAAGCGCATCTGCGATTCGGCCGCCGTCATGAGCCAGGGGCGGATCCTGGAGCAGGGTTCCGTCGAGAAACTGCTCACCACGGAGAAGTCCCTGCTTGGCCAGGCACTTTTCCCCCTGGGCGACATCCCGCCTACCTCCAACGCGGTCGTGGAGATCACCTTCACGGGAGTGGCCACGGACCGGCCGGTCATAGCCCAGCTGGCACGCCAGCACGGCATCGACGTGGGAATTCTGGGCGCTGCCGTGGAAACCATCCACGGCCGCCAGACAGGGCGGACCCGGCTGGAACTGCCCGGTGATGCAACGACCGTATCCGGCGCCGTCGCCGACCTGCGGTCCCAAGGACTTCATGTGGAGGTAATCAAGTGATCGACCGCAACGATCCCTACTTTTGGGCGGACCTGCTGGACACCATCCTCAAGGGCGCCGGGGAGACCTTCTACACGGTAGGCGTGAGCCTGCTCCTCACGGTTCTCTTCGGGCTGGCGGCCGGCGTGCTGCTGGTTACCACCGAGGCTCACGGGCTGCTGGCCAGGCCGTTCGGCAGCCGTGCCCTGGGGGTCGCCGTGAACCGGGTGCTGGACGTCGTGGTGAACATCGGCCGGTCCATCCCGTTCATCATCCTGATGATCCTTTTGATTCCCTTCACCCGCCTGCTGGTCGGCTCCTTTATCGGTCCGACGGCGGCGATCGTACCGCTGGCGATCGCCGGCATTCCGTTCTTCGCCCGGCTCGTGGAAATCGGCATCCGCGAAGTGCCCAAGGGCCTCGTTGAAGCAGCCCAGTCGCTCGGCGCCACCCGTTGGACGATTCTCACCAAGGTCCTGGTTGCCGAGGCGGTCCCCGCACTGGCGCTGGGGCTGTCCACCACCGTTGTGGGCCTCATCGGATACTCAGCCATGGTGGGTGCGGTTGGCGGCGGCGGGCTCGGCGATGTGGCTTTCCGTTACGGCTACCAGCGCTACAGCCCCGAGTACATGTTCGCCGTCGTCATCCTGCTGATCCTCCTGGTCCAGCTGTTCCAGTCGCTGGGCAACTTTGCCGCCCGCAGGCTGTCCCACCGCTGACACCAGATCTCAGCCACGCGTTTTCACCCCCATCCGCTCCATCCTGAAAGAGTCCAGCATGATCCGATCCACCATCCTCAAGGCCGCTGCTGCCGGAGCCCTCGCCGTCCTGGCCCTCTCTGCCTGTGGCAGCCCAAGCTCCTCCAGCGCCTCGGAGACCATCAAGGTAGGTGCCCTCGCGGTGCCCGCCGGCGACATGCTCAAGCACGTCCAGCGGGAGCTCGCATCCAAGGAAGGCCTCACGGTCGAATACAAGGAGTTCAGCGACTACAACACCCCGAACCCTGCCGTGAGCGACGGCGACATTGACGCCAACCTCTTCCAGAACACGACGTTCATGGAGACGTACAACAAGGCTTCGGGGAAGAACCTGGTCAGCGTCGGAAAGGTATACCTGCCGCCGATGGCCCTGTACTCCAACGAGGTGAAGAGCGTGGACGCCCTACCTGAGGGCGCGTCGGTGGCCATCCCCAATGACCCCACCAATGAGGCCCGCGCCCTGAAGTTGCTCGCGTCCAAGGGGCTCATCGAGGTGACGGAAAACCCCATCACGCTCAAGGACGTGACGGCCAACCCGAAGAACCTGAAGTTCACGGAGATCGAGAACGCCAGCCTCCCGCAGGCGCTGAACGACAAGGA
Protein-coding regions in this window:
- a CDS encoding MetQ/NlpA family ABC transporter substrate-binding protein, translated to MIRSTILKAAAAGALAVLALSACGSPSSSSASETIKVGALAVPAGDMLKHVQRELASKEGLTVEYKEFSDYNTPNPAVSDGDIDANLFQNTTFMETYNKASGKNLVSVGKVYLPPMALYSNEVKSVDALPEGASVAIPNDPTNEARALKLLASKGLIEVTENPITLKDVTANPKNLKFTEIENASLPQALNDKDAAIVTLAFALPAGLSTDKQILVEGKDSAYYNVLAVNADKKDDARVQKLYKILTSQEMKDFIQTEFKGLVIPAS
- a CDS encoding methionine ABC transporter ATP-binding protein: MISVSRVVKSYGSGAAQVRALDDVTMSVKKGEIFGVVGQSGAGKSTLIRTINSLEQPDSGTVHVGGRDMTKLAGRELRQARHDIGMIFQHFNLLSGRTVRANVELSLEITGAGRAQRRTRALEILELVDLHGKADAYPAQLSGGQKQRVGIARALASNPSVLLSDEATSALDPDTTRQILDLIRQLSKDLGLTVLLITHEMDVVKRICDSAAVMSQGRILEQGSVEKLLTTEKSLLGQALFPLGDIPPTSNAVVEITFTGVATDRPVIAQLARQHGIDVGILGAAVETIHGRQTGRTRLELPGDATTVSGAVADLRSQGLHVEVIK
- a CDS encoding methionine ABC transporter permease yields the protein MIDRNDPYFWADLLDTILKGAGETFYTVGVSLLLTVLFGLAAGVLLVTTEAHGLLARPFGSRALGVAVNRVLDVVVNIGRSIPFIILMILLIPFTRLLVGSFIGPTAAIVPLAIAGIPFFARLVEIGIREVPKGLVEAAQSLGATRWTILTKVLVAEAVPALALGLSTTVVGLIGYSAMVGAVGGGGLGDVAFRYGYQRYSPEYMFAVVILLILLVQLFQSLGNFAARRLSHR